The uncultured Treponema sp. genome includes a region encoding these proteins:
- a CDS encoding sulfite exporter TauE/SafE family protein, whose translation MILEAVLLGLSTGTYCAMYCGPVLIPFLFGTEKISCRRNAGLIGLFLASRLAMYFFLGFIFSMLGILASEFFDPYFARRLSVFGYIFCGATLLLNSFGAKFPWKKNGCKCVSLKIAGNDFLTAVFAGLAVGLHICAPLWTAIVRSVFFANRMKGIFYLVFFYFGTLPFFLPLLGIPLVQKMFPVMKRISRIAQLLVGFYFLIFEGLIKLFF comes from the coding sequence ATGATTTTAGAGGCTGTGCTTTTGGGGCTTTCAACAGGAACTTACTGCGCAATGTACTGCGGTCCTGTGCTGATTCCTTTTTTATTTGGAACAGAAAAAATTTCTTGCAGGCGGAATGCGGGATTGATTGGGTTGTTTTTGGCTTCAAGGCTTGCGATGTATTTTTTCCTTGGATTTATTTTTAGTATGCTGGGAATTCTTGCAAGTGAATTTTTTGATCCGTATTTTGCAAGGCGGCTTTCTGTGTTCGGTTATATTTTTTGTGGAGCGACTTTGCTTTTAAATTCATTCGGCGCAAAGTTTCCGTGGAAAAAAAATGGATGCAAATGCGTTTCTTTAAAAATAGCCGGAAACGATTTTTTGACTGCGGTTTTTGCGGGGCTTGCGGTGGGGCTTCATATTTGCGCTCCTTTGTGGACAGCCATTGTGCGCTCTGTTTTTTTTGCGAACAGAATGAAAGGAATTTTTTATCTTGTTTTCTTTTACTTTGGAACGCTTCCGTTTTTTCTTCCGCTTCTTGGAATTCCGCTTGTTCAAAAAATGTTTCCTGTGATGAAAAGAATTTCACGGATTGCTCAGCTTTTAGTCGGATTTTATTTCCTTATTTTTGAAGGCTTGATAAAACTATTTTTTTAG
- a CDS encoding HD-GYP domain-containing protein codes for MKKFLKKIYIVLLAVSFVAVTVGFFMFATTKECINENDISPDVQFSIGKRQLKGDVWTTYVPYIASAHPGKGTLTGRIYTGVVKNLNKRAIKDWSVEINITQPCYLNNAWNGFVEIYKSRAEKKPSQPLIDLKKAKESDFSIRTIKNLNNILIPLDPGSRIVFYPSIEKYIPGRVQDVNSISMGFVFYTDDGDNLMKFKSWKVNYKFENDLFYRPFFYAFLLFYIMWLCLVISRIRLHSIRLAKEKEREHDRLTLEQVIKAFTKFIDAKDIYTGGHSERVAKYSYMLAKEMGKSSDECLNAYYCGLFHDCGKIAIPDEIIRKPEKLTDDEYKLMQSHTTTGYNLLKELTLIPDACLAALYHHERIDGTGYPKGLKGNEIPEIVRIISVADVFDCMSQDRCYRKAFPLEKIIEDFKMNSGKQFDPEVVKAFLRLAEKGAFKV; via the coding sequence ATGAAAAAGTTCTTAAAAAAGATTTATATAGTTCTTCTCGCAGTTTCATTTGTGGCTGTAACAGTCGGATTTTTTATGTTCGCCACAACAAAAGAATGTATTAACGAAAACGATATTTCTCCAGATGTTCAGTTTTCAATAGGAAAGCGTCAGCTAAAAGGCGATGTCTGGACAACTTATGTTCCTTACATTGCTTCTGCTCATCCGGGAAAAGGAACTCTTACTGGCAGAATCTACACTGGAGTTGTAAAAAATCTTAACAAGCGCGCAATAAAAGATTGGAGCGTGGAAATAAACATTACGCAGCCTTGCTACTTGAACAATGCTTGGAACGGATTTGTTGAAATTTACAAAAGCCGTGCTGAAAAAAAACCATCCCAACCTTTAATCGACTTAAAGAAAGCAAAGGAATCAGACTTTTCAATTCGGACAATAAAAAATCTGAACAACATTCTTATTCCGCTTGATCCGGGAAGCAGAATTGTTTTTTATCCCAGCATAGAAAAATACATTCCGGGCAGAGTGCAGGACGTGAACAGCATTTCCATGGGCTTTGTTTTCTACACAGATGACGGCGACAACTTGATGAAATTCAAATCCTGGAAAGTAAATTACAAGTTTGAAAATGATTTGTTTTACCGTCCGTTTTTCTACGCATTTTTACTTTTCTACATAATGTGGCTTTGCCTTGTGATTTCAAGAATCAGACTTCATTCGATAAGGCTTGCAAAAGAAAAAGAGCGCGAACACGACAGGCTTACGCTTGAGCAGGTAATAAAGGCGTTTACAAAATTTATCGACGCCAAGGACATTTACACAGGCGGACATTCAGAACGCGTTGCAAAATATTCGTATATGCTTGCAAAGGAAATGGGAAAATCCAGCGATGAATGCCTTAACGCCTATTACTGCGGGCTTTTCCATGACTGCGGAAAAATCGCTATTCCTGATGAAATTATAAGAAAGCCAGAAAAACTTACTGATGACGAATACAAGCTTATGCAGAGTCACACAACAACAGGCTACAATCTTCTAAAGGAACTTACATTGATTCCAGACGCTTGCCTTGCCGCCCTTTATCACCATGAGCGGATTGACGGCACTGGCTACCCGAAAGGTCTTAAAGGAAATGAAATCCCGGAAATTGTGCGCATTATTTCTGTTGCTGATGTTTTTGACTGCATGAGCCAAGACCGCTGCTATAGAAAGGCTTTTCCGTTGGAAAAAATTATCGAGGATTTTAAAATGAACAGCGGCAAGCAGTTTGACCCTGAAGTTGTAAAAGCGTTCCTAAGACTTGCAGAAAAAGGCGCGTTCAAAGTCTAA
- a CDS encoding RlpA-like double-psi beta-barrel domain-containing protein: MKHFKLFSSFKVVVCIAALWGGLCGCSGLDGIFSDDEKDDNSSKESSFTGKYKKPTTGTVTFYEGYDATSVAYYVPQIENGFYKCAVSEPKLAELPPGTALEITYNGTTIHALITDLCPSSSNSKWTSQSSYFFDLAKNAFTKLADESLGVIDVTFKTIPYPTKSNIFFQAKDGINDYWLAGRFYNMRYPLQKVEISINGSAYKQMAQIASENNWYKVDGQNLISGKKKFRLTDIHGQVIETSEISYVAAMGTYNCGKNFEY; this comes from the coding sequence ATGAAACATTTTAAATTATTTTCTTCATTTAAAGTTGTTGTTTGCATTGCCGCCTTATGGGGGGGGCTTTGCGGCTGCTCGGGTTTAGACGGAATTTTTTCAGATGATGAAAAAGACGACAACAGTTCAAAAGAATCTTCATTCACAGGAAAATATAAAAAACCAACAACAGGAACTGTTACATTTTATGAAGGCTACGATGCAACTTCTGTAGCATATTATGTTCCGCAGATTGAAAACGGATTTTACAAATGCGCAGTTTCAGAACCAAAACTTGCAGAACTTCCGCCGGGAACTGCACTTGAAATAACTTACAACGGAACAACAATCCATGCGCTTATAACTGACCTTTGCCCTTCTTCATCGAACAGCAAATGGACAAGCCAGAGCTCATATTTTTTTGACCTTGCAAAAAACGCATTCACAAAACTTGCGGATGAAAGCCTAGGGGTCATTGACGTTACATTCAAAACAATTCCATATCCAACAAAGTCAAATATTTTCTTTCAGGCAAAAGACGGAATCAATGACTATTGGCTTGCCGGAAGATTTTACAATATGCGCTATCCGCTGCAAAAAGTTGAAATCAGCATTAACGGTTCTGCGTACAAGCAAATGGCACAGATTGCCTCGGAAAATAACTGGTACAAAGTTGACGGACAAAATTTAATTTCCGGAAAAAAGAAATTCCGCCTGACAGATATTCACGGACAAGTCATAGAAACAAGCGAAATTTCTTATGTTGCGGCAATGGGAACATACAACTGCGGAAAAAATTTTGAGTATTAA
- the aspS gene encoding aspartate--tRNA ligase, translating into MENSKRTVTCGELTKADVGKKVVLNGWVSRTRDLGGLVFIRLRDRYGITQVMVGDNASDEVKKIAASLKSEYCIAVEGIVAARAEKDVNKEMATGEIEVEASDIEIFTTSQELPFSIEEVRQKDGTVVLPNEDLRLKYRYLDLRREPMQHNIILRSAVTFATREFLTSKGFLEIETPTFIKSTPEGARDYLVPSRVHPGKFYSLPQSPQLYKQLLMVSGFDKYFQIARCYRDEDARGDRQPEFTQIDMEMSFTNREEVLETTEELMRHIFKKTLNYELPVHFDRISWDDAFDLYGSDKPDLRFDMKMQDAAFMADLSDFNAFKAGAANADKNIERHKRSGLKALVVKNAADKYSRKHIEALEAVAKINHAKGLAWMKVDAEGKFEGGISKFFAGKEAEICSKLGAEKNDLLLFVSDEKWQTACVALGAVRKQLGKDLNLYNPKDEFHFAWIIDFPYFAWNEEENKWETEHHMFTLPQKKYWDTLESDPGAVKGDLYDLVLNGYELASGSMRINDPALQERIFEIVGYSRERAEKAFGFLVQAFKFGAPPHGGIAPGLDRLIMLMCHEESIHEVIAFPKNNLAASPMDECPSAVEDKQLDELHLKCTEVEK; encoded by the coding sequence ATGGAAAATTCTAAGAGAACTGTAACTTGCGGCGAGCTTACAAAGGCTGACGTAGGCAAGAAAGTTGTATTGAACGGATGGGTCAGCCGCACACGCGACTTGGGCGGACTTGTTTTTATCCGTCTTCGCGACCGCTATGGAATCACACAGGTAATGGTCGGCGACAATGCTTCGGACGAGGTTAAAAAAATCGCCGCTTCCTTAAAGTCTGAATATTGTATCGCTGTTGAAGGAATTGTTGCGGCCCGCGCGGAAAAAGACGTGAACAAGGAAATGGCGACTGGCGAGATTGAAGTTGAGGCGAGCGACATCGAAATTTTCACAACTTCGCAGGAATTGCCTTTTTCTATTGAGGAAGTTCGCCAGAAGGACGGAACAGTTGTTCTTCCAAACGAGGATTTGCGCCTTAAATACCGATACCTTGACCTCCGCCGCGAGCCGATGCAGCACAACATCATCCTGCGCTCGGCGGTAACTTTTGCAACTCGCGAATTTTTGACTTCAAAAGGATTTTTGGAGATTGAAACTCCTACATTTATAAAGTCAACTCCGGAAGGCGCGCGAGACTACCTTGTTCCAAGCCGTGTTCATCCGGGGAAATTCTATTCCTTGCCGCAGTCGCCTCAGCTTTACAAGCAGCTTCTGATGGTTTCGGGCTTTGACAAGTATTTTCAGATTGCGCGCTGCTACCGCGATGAGGACGCGCGCGGAGACCGCCAGCCGGAATTCACCCAGATTGATATGGAAATGTCATTCACAAACCGTGAGGAAGTTCTTGAGACAACCGAAGAGCTTATGCGCCATATCTTCAAGAAAACCTTGAACTACGAGCTTCCGGTTCATTTTGACAGAATCAGCTGGGACGACGCTTTTGACCTTTACGGAAGCGACAAGCCGGACTTGCGCTTTGACATGAAGATGCAGGACGCGGCGTTTATGGCGGATTTGAGCGACTTCAACGCATTCAAGGCAGGAGCCGCAAACGCAGACAAGAACATTGAGCGCCACAAGAGAAGCGGACTTAAAGCCCTTGTTGTAAAGAACGCCGCGGACAAATATTCAAGAAAGCACATTGAAGCTTTGGAAGCAGTCGCAAAAATCAACCACGCGAAAGGCCTTGCCTGGATGAAAGTTGACGCGGAAGGAAAATTTGAAGGCGGAATCTCTAAGTTCTTTGCCGGAAAAGAAGCGGAAATTTGCTCAAAGCTCGGAGCAGAAAAGAACGACCTTCTTCTGTTTGTAAGCGACGAAAAATGGCAGACAGCGTGCGTCGCGCTCGGAGCAGTGCGCAAGCAGCTTGGAAAGGACCTGAATCTTTACAACCCGAAAGACGAGTTCCACTTTGCCTGGATTATCGACTTCCCGTACTTTGCATGGAACGAGGAAGAAAACAAGTGGGAGACAGAGCACCACATGTTCACGCTTCCGCAGAAAAAATATTGGGACACTCTGGAAAGCGACCCTGGGGCAGTAAAAGGCGACCTTTACGACCTTGTTTTGAACGGCTACGAGCTTGCGTCAGGCTCAATGCGTATCAATGACCCGGCATTGCAGGAGCGCATTTTTGAAATCGTAGGATACAGCCGCGAGCGAGCAGAAAAAGCGTTCGGCTTTTTGGTACAGGCGTTCAAGTTCGGCGCGCCGCCGCACGGAGGAATCGCACCGGGACTCGACCGCCTTATTATGCTGATGTGTCACGAGGAAAGCATCCACGAAGTAATCGCCTTCCCGAAGAACAATTTGGCGGCTAGCCCGATGGATGAGTGTCCTTCAGCAGTAGAAGATAAGCAACTAGATGAGTTGCATTTGAAGTGCACAGAGGTGGAGAAATAA
- a CDS encoding 4Fe-4S binding protein: MIVSIILCGLMSIVILFFVIVNNGFSAVSIFYGLFLMFLYGGMTFSENKKKGNGIIYRRIFLTTYAVLFCIGFIANLFAERGSMAITNEALATCELPFCHIVIPQGLLSYLATQTVIFPARVSGHFASIASMLAIWLVFTLVLGRGWCAWVCFYGGWDEGFSHVAKKRRINLLAHNKEIRDFQFGFLFFLALACFGTMSALYCDWFCPYKIVTEFFPMTTISGLIAGIIFIGLFLGLVVVLPILTKRRTQCSMLCPFGAFASLTDKLSPFKMRIDTEKCKGCMKCAQACPFGAIDIATIQQKKGSPEITCAKCGECVAVCPEKAISYQFRFNKGCCAPEPKTKFAKGIQKFFAPENLFRFAAFTFGAIMSSAFAINSIEVILNFFAH, translated from the coding sequence ATGATTGTTTCAATTATTCTTTGCGGCTTGATGTCGATTGTCATTTTGTTTTTTGTCATTGTCAACAACGGATTTTCTGCCGTGTCTATTTTTTATGGCTTGTTCCTGATGTTTCTTTACGGCGGAATGACATTTTCAGAAAATAAAAAGAAAGGCAACGGAATCATATACCGCAGAATTTTTTTGACAACTTATGCTGTGCTTTTTTGTATTGGATTTATAGCGAATCTTTTTGCGGAAAGGGGAAGCATGGCGATTACCAATGAGGCTCTTGCAACCTGCGAGCTTCCGTTTTGCCACATTGTAATTCCGCAGGGACTTTTATCTTATCTTGCAACGCAAACTGTAATTTTTCCTGCGAGAGTTTCAGGACATTTTGCTTCAATCGCGAGTATGCTTGCAATCTGGCTTGTGTTTACGCTTGTTCTTGGGCGCGGCTGGTGTGCCTGGGTTTGTTTTTACGGCGGCTGGGATGAAGGTTTTTCGCACGTTGCAAAAAAAAGGCGGATTAATCTTTTGGCGCATAACAAGGAAATCCGCGACTTTCAGTTTGGATTTTTGTTCTTTTTGGCACTTGCCTGTTTTGGAACTATGTCGGCACTTTATTGCGACTGGTTTTGTCCATATAAAATTGTGACGGAATTTTTTCCAATGACGACAATTTCGGGGCTTATCGCAGGAATTATTTTTATCGGACTTTTTTTGGGACTTGTAGTTGTGCTTCCGATTTTGACTAAGCGCAGAACTCAGTGCAGCATGCTTTGTCCGTTCGGCGCGTTTGCTTCTTTGACTGACAAATTAAGTCCGTTCAAAATGCGCATCGACACTGAAAAATGCAAAGGCTGCATGAAATGTGCGCAGGCTTGTCCGTTTGGGGCAATCGACATTGCAACAATTCAGCAGAAAAAAGGTTCGCCGGAAATTACTTGTGCAAAGTGCGGAGAATGCGTTGCGGTCTGTCCTGAAAAAGCGATTTCTTATCAGTTTAGATTTAACAAGGGATGCTGTGCGCCTGAGCCAAAAACAAAATTTGCAAAAGGAATTCAAAAATTCTTTGCGCCAGAAAATTTGTTCAGGTTTGCGGCTTTTACATTCGGAGCGATTATGTCTTCGGCTTTTGCAATTAATTCAATCGAAGTGATTTTGAATTTTTTTGCGCATTAA
- a CDS encoding glucodextranase DOMON-like domain-containing protein, with protein sequence MKKFVYYFMTFLCGFTCFAGISLFFINEDTVQNFMVKSLKLKNSSWLNGGEIVADFFDEACDDNGSGNLNYPHYEQFEKGSLDLIRYTVHKPVYEAVWQQHPEYWQLDLEFKCGIPDVRNIMVYIGAENMSGGSTEPLFSDAENVKFDIFHPWNFAVWVNKENGTVYNSRRDFICETENYFINNGKEIFVRIPLAQKELQKFYTSKITWHYVVVGGFSEWDKGGFLPSDSDEKIYDLLDGNSRQVPQREQFSSRTLFPVEVKMKDEVSLQNSDFENAVKERYKEFQEQKIIPLKEIKNEPASFSEKLEYAVCIFEHGEYKKAEKLFSELAAENENSALANAYYGSCLAIRGGNSNVFAAMKLVKQAFVYLDKAVSLCAGSADEMEVLLNRANIASSVPESVFKKSEVAGADFERIAELYKSCADFDKDSDEKKTTLAYYYVCAAENFRKAGRETDAKRNAWYAEKIFQKQ encoded by the coding sequence ATGAAAAAATTTGTTTATTACTTTATGACTTTTTTGTGCGGCTTTACGTGTTTTGCCGGTATTTCGTTGTTTTTTATAAATGAAGATACTGTTCAAAATTTTATGGTGAAATCGCTTAAGCTGAAAAATTCTTCTTGGCTTAACGGCGGCGAAATTGTTGCAGATTTTTTTGACGAAGCTTGCGATGACAATGGAAGCGGAAATTTAAATTATCCGCATTATGAGCAGTTTGAAAAAGGTTCGCTGGACTTGATTCGCTACACTGTGCATAAGCCTGTTTACGAAGCGGTCTGGCAGCAGCACCCGGAATACTGGCAGCTTGATCTTGAGTTCAAATGCGGAATTCCAGATGTGCGCAACATTATGGTTTACATTGGCGCAGAAAATATGAGCGGCGGTTCAACAGAGCCTTTGTTTTCAGATGCGGAAAATGTAAAGTTTGATATTTTTCATCCGTGGAATTTTGCTGTCTGGGTAAACAAGGAAAATGGAACTGTCTATAATTCAAGGCGCGACTTTATCTGCGAAACTGAAAATTATTTTATAAACAACGGCAAGGAAATTTTTGTGAGAATTCCGCTTGCACAAAAAGAGCTTCAGAAATTTTACACTTCAAAAATTACTTGGCATTATGTTGTTGTCGGCGGATTTTCTGAATGGGACAAAGGCGGATTTTTGCCTTCAGATTCAGATGAAAAAATTTACGATTTGCTCGATGGAAATTCTAGGCAAGTTCCGCAGAGAGAGCAGTTTTCTTCGCGCACTCTTTTTCCTGTTGAAGTAAAAATGAAAGATGAAGTTTCTTTGCAGAATTCAGATTTTGAAAATGCAGTAAAAGAACGCTACAAGGAATTTCAGGAGCAGAAAATAATTCCGCTTAAAGAAATAAAAAACGAGCCTGCTTCATTTTCTGAAAAGCTTGAATATGCGGTTTGCATTTTTGAGCATGGAGAATATAAAAAAGCCGAAAAACTTTTTTCAGAACTTGCAGCTGAAAACGAAAATTCTGCGCTTGCAAATGCGTACTATGGTTCGTGCCTTGCAATCCGCGGCGGAAATTCAAATGTGTTTGCGGCAATGAAACTTGTAAAGCAGGCGTTTGTTTATTTGGATAAAGCCGTTTCTCTTTGCGCCGGAAGTGCTGACGAAATGGAAGTTCTTTTGAACCGTGCAAATATCGCTTCTTCTGTTCCAGAAAGTGTATTTAAAAAATCCGAAGTGGCTGGAGCTGACTTTGAGCGCATTGCAGAGCTTTATAAATCTTGCGCGGATTTTGACAAAGATTCAGATGAAAAGAAAACAACGCTTGCGTATTACTATGTTTGCGCCGCGGAAAATTTCAGGAAGGCAGGACGTGAAACAGACGCCAAGCGAAATGCCTGGTATGCAGAAAAAATTTTTCAAAAGCAGTAG
- a CDS encoding MalY/PatB family protein: MERNLDFDTIVDRKNTDCLKYDFAVRRGLPEDVLPLWVADMDFKTSSYVTDELKKVCEHGIFGYTETQGEYFNAVYSWMKNQHNWKVQEKWLIKTPGVVFALAMTVKAFTQKNDSVILQLPVYYPFMEVIRDNERKVVSSDLVLGDDNRYHIDFADFENKIIQNNVKLFFLCSPHNPVGRVWSKEELLQLGEICLRHKVIVVSDEIHNDFIFEGQHNVFASLNEELANITVTCTSPSKTFNLAGTLISNIFISNPELRKKFKKQVDATGISQLSVFGIKACQAAYQHGLEWFTSVKKYIKANIDFIEDFTQKNLSGVKMIHHEGTYLAWLDFRGTGLNVQELEDVIINKAKLWLDSGKIFGTSGNGFQRINAACPRKTLEEAMKRIQKALQ; this comes from the coding sequence ATGGAACGGAATCTTGACTTTGACACAATCGTAGACAGAAAAAATACAGACTGCTTAAAATACGATTTTGCAGTTCGGCGCGGACTTCCAGAAGATGTGCTTCCGCTTTGGGTCGCCGACATGGACTTTAAAACTTCAAGCTATGTAACCGATGAACTTAAAAAAGTCTGCGAGCATGGAATTTTTGGATATACAGAAACTCAAGGTGAATACTTTAACGCAGTTTATAGCTGGATGAAAAATCAGCACAACTGGAAAGTTCAGGAAAAGTGGCTTATAAAAACTCCGGGCGTTGTGTTCGCGCTTGCAATGACGGTAAAAGCCTTTACACAAAAAAATGATTCCGTTATTTTGCAACTGCCAGTTTACTATCCGTTTATGGAAGTAATCCGCGACAACGAAAGAAAAGTTGTAAGCAGCGATCTTGTTTTGGGCGACGACAACCGCTACCACATTGACTTTGCCGACTTTGAAAATAAAATTATCCAGAACAATGTAAAGCTGTTTTTTTTGTGCAGTCCACATAATCCTGTGGGAAGAGTTTGGAGCAAGGAAGAGCTTTTGCAGCTTGGAGAAATTTGCCTGCGCCACAAAGTAATTGTTGTAAGCGATGAAATTCACAATGACTTTATTTTTGAAGGACAGCACAATGTGTTCGCTTCATTAAACGAAGAGCTTGCAAACATAACCGTAACTTGCACTTCACCAAGCAAAACTTTCAATCTTGCAGGAACACTTATTTCAAATATTTTTATTTCAAATCCTGAGCTTAGAAAAAAATTCAAAAAGCAAGTTGACGCCACAGGAATAAGCCAGCTTAGCGTATTCGGGATAAAAGCCTGCCAAGCAGCATATCAGCACGGACTTGAATGGTTCACTTCTGTAAAAAAATACATAAAGGCGAACATTGATTTTATTGAAGACTTCACGCAGAAAAATCTTTCCGGCGTAAAAATGATTCACCACGAAGGAACTTATCTTGCCTGGCTTGACTTCCGCGGAACTGGACTTAACGTGCAGGAACTTGAAGACGTGATTATCAACAAGGCGAAACTTTGGCTTGACAGCGGAAAAATTTTCGGAACATCGGGAAACGGATTTCAGCGGATAAATGCAGCCTGCCCGCGCAAAACTCTTGAAGAGGCAATGAAAAGAATTCAAAAGGCTCTGCAATAA
- a CDS encoding DUF3021 family protein, translating to MNSLARIVSMFCVISTGIFLCSGIYCYVCCGADVVLHLSYIFGVFLIALISSILYIPFLKEDEFSRGKLIALRILYFLIINFLVLVVGYKLDWFIFGNIKMLVGMEITIIVVFSIVFLVEYLKGLQEAKKMNLQIASRQKE from the coding sequence ATGAATTCTCTTGCAAGAATCGTAAGCATGTTTTGTGTTATTTCAACAGGAATTTTTCTTTGCTCTGGAATTTACTGTTATGTTTGCTGCGGCGCAGATGTTGTGCTTCATTTGTCCTACATCTTTGGAGTTTTTCTGATTGCCTTAATTTCTTCCATTTTATACATTCCGTTTTTGAAGGAAGATGAATTTTCAAGAGGAAAACTTATCGCTCTGCGGATTTTATATTTTTTGATTATAAATTTTTTAGTTCTGGTTGTTGGTTATAAACTTGACTGGTTTATATTTGGAAACATTAAAATGCTCGTGGGAATGGAAATAACTATTATTGTAGTTTTTTCAATTGTATTTCTTGTTGAATATTTAAAAGGTCTGCAGGAAGCAAAAAAAATGAACCTGCAGATTGCAAGCCGCCAAAAGGAATAG
- a CDS encoding LytTR family DNA-binding domain-containing protein has protein sequence MKITILDNDSGSEDEIIVKCSNLSPDIIRLLNSFKGGKDKLAVFKDSQIVVIEPKEIFYFESVDNNVFAYTKENVYESKSKLYQLEEELLSKDFIRVNKAVVLNINKIAKLVPAFGGRFEAVLKNGYKVIISRMYVPLLKEKLGM, from the coding sequence ATGAAAATTACGATTTTAGACAATGATTCAGGAAGCGAGGACGAAATAATTGTAAAGTGCTCAAATCTTAGTCCCGACATAATCCGGCTTTTGAATTCTTTTAAAGGCGGAAAAGACAAGCTTGCAGTTTTTAAAGATTCGCAGATTGTCGTCATTGAGCCAAAGGAAATTTTTTATTTTGAATCCGTGGACAACAATGTTTTTGCGTACACAAAAGAAAATGTCTACGAGTCTAAGAGCAAGCTTTATCAGCTGGAAGAAGAGCTTCTTTCTAAGGATTTTATTAGAGTGAACAAAGCTGTGGTTTTGAATATAAATAAAATTGCCAAGCTTGTTCCTGCGTTCGGCGGAAGATTTGAGGCTGTCTTAAAAAACGGCTACAAAGTTATAATTTCAAGAATGTATGTTCCATTGCTAAAAGAAAAGCTTGGAATGTAA
- a CDS encoding type II toxin-antitoxin system Phd/YefM family antitoxin: MISISVGVAKNKLPYYLHLVEEKGESIQVTRHGKTVAVINNQETSNALDKKQLFITSLKNWREKFYTEKLSETQITNEEIDSIFAREKDTEPFLRHKEDFE, from the coding sequence ATGATTTCAATATCAGTTGGTGTTGCAAAAAACAAATTGCCTTATTACCTTCATCTTGTTGAAGAAAAAGGCGAAAGCATCCAAGTTACCCGGCACGGAAAAACTGTAGCCGTTATCAACAATCAAGAAACTTCCAATGCCTTAGACAAAAAACAACTGTTTATAACTTCATTAAAAAACTGGAGAGAAAAATTCTATACCGAAAAACTTTCCGAAACTCAAATTACAAATGAAGAAATTGATTCAATCTTTGCACGAGAAAAAGATACAGAGCCTTTCCTAAGACACAAAGAAGATTTTGAATAA
- a CDS encoding type II toxin-antitoxin system VapC family toxin, whose product MKSIYLLDTNIISEPSKPEPNKNVVDKILANIEHSCISSVVWAEILSGIKSLPKGKRKDYLFDYAINQIQKFFDIIPFDDFAASIYSDLVSRLKTKGKTPAKLDLMIASTAISNNLILVTRNTSDFKDIKEISNLMIENWFEE is encoded by the coding sequence ATGAAATCTATATATTTATTGGATACGAACATCATTTCTGAGCCTTCAAAACCTGAGCCAAACAAAAATGTTGTAGATAAAATTTTAGCAAATATTGAACATTCATGCATTTCCTCAGTTGTTTGGGCAGAAATATTATCTGGCATAAAATCACTTCCAAAAGGAAAAAGAAAAGACTATCTCTTTGATTATGCTATAAATCAAATTCAAAAATTCTTTGACATCATCCCGTTTGATGATTTCGCCGCAAGCATTTATTCAGATTTAGTTTCCCGCCTGAAAACAAAAGGAAAAACTCCTGCAAAACTGGATTTAATGATTGCCTCAACCGCTATTTCCAACAACTTAATTTTAGTCACCAGAAATACAAGCGACTTCAAAGACATTAAGGAGATTTCTAACCTGATGATTGAAAACTGGTTTGAGGAATAA